In Treponema primitia ZAS-2, a genomic segment contains:
- a CDS encoding M20 metallopeptidase family protein, with amino-acid sequence MGRDIDGLAQARKNKEFTIDARRYLHQHPELSGVEFETLAYIRANLDFLGISWVEVAEGGILASLGDQGKGKTLLLRADIDALPIQENPRNLTRGRAVISENPGIQHACGHDAHTAMLLTAGKILKEYEQDIPGRVLLMFERGEERGGNLNQILQYIKDQEIHIHGSHAIHVRPGVPAGKIVVIDGPVMAGACGFNITIIGKDGHSSRPDLANNPLDCFSSFYQSLKDIRLRNISPFEHFTLSVGKLNFGEKTNIIARELNFQGSARFFREESGDRFFETFNLLLDNTARAHHCTYTINHQLRGIPVINRDPAVRFSRQGIRKYLGDDYLIDQYDPMMGADDFALIAKLYPSVMIHLGIDNPEKGSGADLHTDIFDLDEEVLHLGVAATIGFVLEFLGDGRG; translated from the coding sequence TTGGGCAGGGACATTGATGGGTTAGCCCAGGCAAGAAAAAACAAGGAATTCACTATTGACGCAAGAAGGTATTTGCATCAACACCCGGAACTTTCCGGAGTGGAATTTGAAACCTTGGCATATATCAGGGCCAATCTTGATTTCCTCGGCATATCCTGGGTTGAAGTGGCGGAAGGGGGTATTCTGGCAAGCCTGGGAGACCAGGGGAAGGGAAAGACCCTGCTGCTCAGGGCGGATATTGATGCCCTGCCAATTCAGGAAAACCCCCGGAACCTTACCAGGGGACGAGCCGTCATCTCGGAAAACCCCGGAATCCAACACGCCTGTGGCCACGATGCTCATACGGCCATGCTCCTCACGGCAGGTAAAATTCTCAAGGAGTATGAGCAGGATATTCCCGGTAGGGTATTGCTTATGTTTGAACGAGGCGAAGAGAGGGGCGGCAATCTGAATCAAATTTTGCAGTATATAAAGGACCAGGAAATTCATATCCACGGTTCCCACGCAATCCATGTGCGGCCCGGAGTACCTGCGGGAAAGATAGTGGTTATAGACGGCCCTGTCATGGCAGGGGCTTGCGGTTTTAATATCACTATTATCGGAAAGGACGGGCACAGCTCCCGGCCGGATCTGGCTAACAATCCTTTGGACTGCTTTAGCTCCTTTTATCAATCCCTCAAGGATATACGTTTAAGGAATATCTCGCCCTTTGAACATTTTACCCTATCGGTAGGAAAACTGAACTTTGGGGAAAAAACGAATATCATTGCCAGGGAACTTAATTTCCAGGGTTCGGCCCGGTTTTTCCGGGAGGAGAGCGGGGATCGTTTTTTTGAAACATTCAATCTCCTTTTAGACAATACCGCCAGGGCCCATCACTGTACCTATACTATTAATCACCAGCTACGGGGGATTCCGGTTATCAACCGAGATCCTGCTGTCCGTTTTTCTCGGCAAGGCATCCGCAAATACCTGGGAGATGATTATCTTATAGACCAATACGATCCTATGATGGGCGCTGATGACTTTGCGCTGATAGCAAAACTATATCCTTCAGTAATGATACATCTTGGAATAGATAACCCGGAAAAGGGAAGCGGAGCAGATTTGCATACGGATATTTTTGATCTTGATGAGGAGGTCCTGCACTTGGGGGTGGCTGCTACGATTGGTTTTGTCCTGGAATTCCTCGGGGATGGCAGGGGCTGA